The following proteins are co-located in the candidate division TA06 bacterium genome:
- the bamA gene encoding outer membrane protein assembly factor BamA → MRIFKTLVFVFFLLFPCVVASGQQVVNVTVAGNTNTDGHFIISASGITGGSELKLGVTRDAIKKIYRLGLFSDVDIDTTLVPAGVDVTIRVKEFPVVASVKYTGNKKISDKKLEEETKVVEGEIASSQRILLWKKRILDAYQDKSYLLAEVTDRQIPLEDEQIKLEFLIDEGKRVRIKQITILGNEHFPDNKVEGSMKNREKTWYRSASFSEEEFEEDLYRIVEFYRKRGYADCRVTEHEITYDDAKEWMYITITMDEGKRFRVGNISLEGNEVFGTDLLKRALKYKTGDIYDSEKMEKSLMEMYSIFGEGGYIYASIIPDETVRSDTIIDVHYKVTENNPAHVRKIDIEGNMKTREKVIRREIRILPGDIFKRSLLVKSQRAVFNLGFFEDVLIDSRPSNEEGDIDLIFKVTEKMAGQIGMGVAYSQVDQLTGYLTLSLPNLMGRGESSYIKLERGGRKTNVQVGYTEPWLFDTPLTVGADLFYVTRIRDGYDEKRIGGAVTASRSIPWPEYTRGYWMYRLEDVEYIVDTTSSQAFLDWEGKRRASTTRLTLVRDTRDSFFNATIGTRNMISGEFAGGYLGGQVRYQKYEAESRWYHPLVWKNVIMFRARGGYVGSYQEVEAVPISERFFVGGVGDWGVRGYGDWGRDIGPKSGLNPMGGKIALVLNAEYKIPLTKGVYWLFFADAGNVWEGLREVEFDSRDDMKKSAGFGVRIEIPMMGIMGFDFGYGFDKRYPGWEPHFQIGTAF, encoded by the coding sequence ATGCGGATTTTCAAGACGTTAGTATTCGTTTTCTTTCTTCTTTTTCCCTGTGTGGTGGCTTCTGGCCAACAGGTGGTGAACGTCACCGTTGCTGGCAACACCAACACAGATGGCCATTTTATAATCTCTGCTTCCGGGATTACTGGTGGTAGCGAGCTGAAGCTCGGTGTGACCAGAGATGCCATCAAGAAGATTTACAGACTGGGCCTCTTTTCCGACGTGGATATCGACACCACACTGGTGCCCGCCGGCGTGGATGTGACAATTCGGGTGAAGGAATTCCCCGTCGTTGCATCAGTCAAATACACAGGAAATAAGAAAATATCGGATAAGAAACTGGAGGAAGAGACCAAGGTGGTGGAGGGGGAGATTGCATCTTCCCAGAGGATACTGCTCTGGAAGAAGAGGATACTGGATGCCTATCAGGATAAGAGCTATCTCCTGGCAGAAGTGACCGACAGGCAGATCCCACTTGAAGACGAGCAGATAAAGCTGGAGTTTTTGATAGATGAGGGGAAAAGGGTGAGGATCAAGCAGATAACGATTTTGGGTAACGAACATTTTCCAGACAATAAGGTTGAAGGGAGCATGAAAAACAGAGAGAAGACCTGGTACAGGTCTGCATCGTTTAGTGAGGAGGAGTTTGAGGAGGATCTGTATCGGATTGTGGAGTTCTATCGAAAGCGCGGCTACGCGGATTGCAGGGTTACTGAGCATGAAATAACGTATGATGACGCAAAAGAGTGGATGTACATAACTATCACCATGGATGAAGGTAAGAGGTTCAGAGTGGGCAACATATCTCTTGAAGGGAATGAGGTTTTCGGAACAGATCTCCTGAAGAGGGCGCTGAAGTACAAAACCGGAGACATATACGATTCTGAGAAGATGGAAAAATCTCTGATGGAGATGTATTCCATTTTTGGGGAGGGAGGGTACATCTATGCGTCCATCATACCAGATGAGACTGTTCGCTCAGACACTATCATAGATGTGCATTACAAGGTAACTGAGAACAATCCTGCGCACGTGAGGAAGATTGATATTGAAGGTAACATGAAGACGCGTGAGAAAGTGATAAGGCGGGAGATAAGAATCCTGCCAGGAGACATCTTCAAACGTTCTCTTTTGGTCAAAAGCCAGAGGGCAGTCTTCAACCTGGGATTCTTTGAGGACGTACTGATCGATTCCAGACCGTCGAATGAAGAGGGAGACATAGATCTTATATTCAAGGTCACGGAGAAGATGGCAGGCCAGATAGGTATGGGAGTCGCCTACAGTCAGGTGGACCAGTTGACCGGATATTTGACGCTGTCGTTGCCCAACCTCATGGGCAGAGGTGAAAGCAGTTACATAAAGCTGGAGCGGGGTGGGAGAAAAACGAATGTTCAGGTTGGATACACAGAACCCTGGCTTTTCGACACTCCCCTCACAGTGGGCGCAGACCTTTTCTATGTTACCCGGATAAGAGACGGCTATGATGAGAAGCGGATAGGCGGTGCTGTAACCGCCTCCAGATCCATTCCCTGGCCGGAATACACCAGGGGCTACTGGATGTATAGACTGGAAGACGTAGAATACATAGTTGACACCACCTCCAGCCAGGCCTTCTTGGACTGGGAAGGGAAAAGAAGGGCCTCGACAACCAGGCTCACTCTGGTTAGAGACACCAGAGACAGTTTCTTCAACGCAACCATAGGAACCAGAAACATGATCTCCGGCGAGTTTGCTGGCGGCTACCTGGGAGGACAGGTAAGGTATCAAAAGTATGAAGCCGAGAGCAGATGGTACCATCCGCTCGTGTGGAAGAATGTGATTATGTTCAGGGCTCGGGGCGGATATGTGGGCAGTTATCAGGAAGTCGAAGCCGTTCCGATCAGTGAGCGATTTTTTGTTGGGGGTGTGGGAGATTGGGGCGTCAGAGGCTATGGCGATTGGGGCCGTGACATAGGGCCCAAGTCCGGCCTCAATCCTATGGGAGGGAAGATCGCGCTGGTTCTAAACGCTGAATATAAGATTCCCCTTACCAAGGGTGTTTACTGGCTCTTCTTTGCAGACGCGGGCAATGTCTGGGAAGGCTTGAGGGAGGTAGAGTTTGACAGCAGAGATGATATGAAGAAGAGTGCAGGTTTTGGTGTTAGAATAGAGATTCCCATGATGGGCATTATGGGCTTTGATTTTGGCTATGGATTCGATAAGCGCTACCCGGGCTGGGAGCCCCATTTCCAGATTGGAACTGCCTTTTAG
- a CDS encoding ATP-dependent Clp protease ATP-binding subunit produces the protein MEERFSERVRRVMYLSREEAVRLQHDYIGTEHILLGLIREGTGVAAMVLTNLGLDLESVRQAVEDSVEAGGSTMTIGEIPLNQSAKKALELAVEEAKTLGHNYVGTEHLLLGLLREKHGVAAGVLSSLGVDLEAVRKEVLRLLGGTFEAFQPPKSKKSKTPALDFFCRDLTKLAEEGKLDPIIGREGEIERVVQILSRRKKNNPVLIGEPGVGKTAIVEGLAQKIIAGSVPDALLDKRVLALDMAAVVAGTKYRGQFEERLKAVLNEIKTASNVVIFIDELHTIVGAGAAEGAIDASNMLKPSLARGEVQCIGATTMEEYRKHIEKDGALERRFQTIVVESPSVDETIEILQGLREKYEVHHRVKYTEAALVASSRLSDRYISDRYLPDKAIDVIDEAGSRVKLRRYPSSPDFKEEEKKLDDLKRKKEEAISNQDFEAAAKYRDEQKNAEARIEKMKKEWGKKLKLEIGEVTEEDVRQVISMWTGVPLVKLEEKEQERLLRMESELRKRVVGQDEALKVISRAIRRGRAGLTDPRRPIGSFIFLGPTGVGKTELAKTLASFLFSDENALVRVDMSEYMEKFSVSRLIGAPPGYVGYDEGGQLTEKVRRKPYSVILLDEIEKAHPDVFNILLQILEDGQLTDSFGRKVNFKNSVLIMTSNIGARQIRKGVTLGFGKADEAETYEKMKKMLLAELKRTFNPEFLNRIDETVIFRTLGRVEMKLIVDILFNEVRSRVREKALDLVLADDAKELLIDEGFDPTYGARPLRRAIQKLLEDPLSEQILRGKLVVNMSVYITRGEGGKLKFESVCKEEMAATDADRLGRLGENH, from the coding sequence ATGGAAGAGAGGTTCAGTGAGCGGGTTAGAAGAGTTATGTACCTCTCCAGAGAAGAGGCTGTCAGGCTACAGCACGACTATATAGGCACCGAGCACATTCTACTTGGACTGATAAGAGAAGGAACAGGGGTCGCTGCCATGGTTCTTACCAACTTAGGGCTGGACCTCGAATCTGTTCGGCAGGCGGTCGAGGACTCTGTGGAAGCCGGCGGCTCAACCATGACAATTGGAGAAATCCCCTTAAACCAGAGCGCCAAGAAGGCCCTGGAGCTTGCTGTGGAGGAGGCTAAGACCCTCGGGCACAACTACGTAGGCACAGAGCATCTTCTCCTTGGCCTGCTGAGAGAGAAGCATGGGGTTGCAGCAGGTGTCCTTTCCAGTCTGGGAGTGGACCTCGAGGCTGTCAGGAAAGAGGTGTTGAGGCTTCTAGGAGGTACATTTGAAGCATTCCAACCCCCGAAATCAAAGAAGAGCAAGACCCCCGCTCTTGACTTCTTCTGCAGGGACCTTACCAAACTTGCAGAGGAGGGGAAGCTTGACCCCATAATCGGTAGAGAGGGGGAGATTGAAAGGGTCGTTCAGATATTGAGCAGGAGAAAAAAGAACAACCCCGTTCTCATAGGAGAACCAGGAGTTGGGAAGACCGCTATTGTGGAGGGGTTGGCCCAGAAGATCATCGCAGGAAGTGTACCTGATGCACTCCTTGATAAGAGGGTTCTGGCTCTGGACATGGCTGCTGTTGTCGCGGGCACAAAGTACAGAGGGCAGTTTGAGGAGAGGCTCAAGGCGGTTCTTAACGAGATAAAGACAGCATCCAACGTTGTCATATTCATAGATGAGCTTCATACCATCGTTGGTGCCGGCGCTGCCGAAGGGGCTATTGACGCCAGCAATATGCTCAAGCCCTCACTGGCTCGAGGTGAGGTCCAGTGTATAGGGGCAACAACCATGGAAGAGTACAGGAAACACATTGAGAAAGATGGCGCTCTGGAGAGAAGGTTCCAGACTATAGTTGTAGAGTCACCTTCAGTCGATGAGACTATTGAAATCCTTCAAGGGTTGCGCGAGAAGTACGAGGTGCACCACAGGGTGAAGTACACAGAGGCAGCACTCGTGGCCTCCTCAAGACTGTCTGACAGGTACATATCTGACAGGTATCTTCCTGACAAAGCCATAGACGTGATTGACGAAGCGGGCTCAAGGGTGAAGCTACGCAGGTATCCTTCTTCACCTGATTTCAAGGAAGAAGAGAAGAAACTGGATGACCTGAAAAGGAAGAAGGAGGAGGCGATTTCCAACCAGGACTTTGAGGCGGCAGCGAAGTACAGGGACGAGCAGAAGAACGCTGAGGCAAGAATAGAGAAGATGAAGAAGGAGTGGGGAAAGAAGCTGAAACTTGAGATTGGTGAGGTTACTGAGGAAGATGTGAGGCAGGTGATATCCATGTGGACAGGTGTCCCTCTTGTGAAGCTGGAAGAGAAGGAGCAGGAGAGGTTGCTTCGCATGGAGTCAGAGCTAAGGAAAAGAGTTGTTGGCCAGGATGAAGCCCTGAAAGTCATATCGAGGGCGATCAGGAGAGGCCGTGCAGGCTTGACGGACCCCAGACGTCCCATAGGATCGTTCATATTCCTTGGACCGACCGGGGTGGGGAAGACTGAGCTGGCAAAAACTCTGGCATCCTTTCTGTTCAGCGATGAAAATGCACTGGTAAGAGTGGACATGAGCGAATACATGGAGAAGTTTTCTGTTTCAAGACTGATAGGTGCTCCTCCCGGATACGTAGGATATGACGAGGGGGGACAGCTGACGGAAAAGGTGAGGAGGAAGCCCTACAGCGTAATTCTTCTGGATGAGATTGAGAAAGCACATCCGGATGTGTTCAATATACTTCTACAGATTCTTGAAGATGGGCAGTTAACAGACTCCTTCGGCAGGAAGGTGAACTTCAAAAACTCTGTCCTGATCATGACTTCCAACATTGGTGCAAGGCAGATCAGGAAGGGCGTCACGCTAGGGTTCGGGAAAGCCGATGAGGCGGAAACATACGAGAAGATGAAGAAGATGCTTCTGGCAGAGTTGAAGAGAACCTTCAATCCTGAGTTCCTTAACAGAATCGATGAGACAGTCATATTCAGGACACTTGGCAGAGTGGAGATGAAGCTTATTGTTGACATTCTATTCAACGAGGTCAGGTCGAGAGTGAGAGAGAAAGCTCTTGACCTCGTTCTAGCTGATGATGCGAAGGAGCTCCTTATTGATGAGGGTTTTGATCCAACCTATGGCGCAAGGCCACTAAGGAGAGCGATCCAGAAACTTCTGGAGGACCCTCTATCTGAACAAATATTGAGGGGCAAGCTGGTTGTAAACATGAGTGTTTACATCACCAGAGGAGAGGGGGGCAAGCTTAAGTTCGAATCGGTCTGCAAGGAAGAGATGGCCGCGACGGATGCGGACAGACTCGGCAGGCTGGGCGAGAACCACTGA